A region from the Aquimarina sp. ERC-38 genome encodes:
- the sprA gene encoding cell surface protein SprA produces the protein MGELTLPNPDSIINKYEYDPVTNKYIYREILGDFNVQYPLFLTPKEFESLIEQEQRSTYFRDKIKAFSGKTEGSEEARKNLLPIFYVNNDFFKTIFGSDAIEIIPQGSAEIDLGFLYTKQENPSFAPDREDQFTFDFDQRISLGLLGKIGTRLQINANFDTQSTFDFQNQIKLEYTPTEDDIIQSIEVGNVTMPINNSLIQGSQSLFGAKIGMQFGRTSVTAVYSDQNSETRSVSVEGGGTVERFEIFAANYDQDRHYFLSHYFRDTYDQSLTNYPFINSNVQITRIEVWVTNRATNAQTLSDARNIVALQDLGEAPVTGNFNIPTSLFNVSGGALPDNGNNDLDPFAISPSGPVTPTVRRIAQAQQGFVGPIANFNEGFDYAILENAKQLSPNEYTLNPQLGYISLNQRLSNDELLAVAFQYTVGGRVFQVGEFANDGVDATDANASINADGTTNTNQTQGNSQSLVVKMLRSPIVNVDRPIWDLMMKNIYNTGAFSIDPADFRMNIVYKNPSPLNYLEDVEGDDLLLPDDVEDTRLLRVFQMDRLNPNSDPVLGGDGFFDYVPGITIDPENGRIIFTTVEPFGQHLFNKLDNDGVRNPADYDSPNQMAYNANQLQYVYRSLYNTTQVIAEQEEADKNLFQLRGSYKSSGQDGISLGAFNVPQGSVTVTAGGRVLQEGTDYTVNYQLGRVTILDEALLASNVPIDVSTENNAVFGQNQKRFAGIDVEHKFSEDLILGATFLNLKERPITQKATYSFEPINNTLVGFNLNYNTEIPFLTRMVNKLPNIDTDVPSNVSIRAEGAYLFANAPSRTDFDGRVTSYVDDFEGAQTTIDVSSALSWELSSVPIGFGQGNAGTVQSGIESGYRRAKMSWYQIAPNFYQGNRPDGVSDQDIQGNTARRILNNEIFPQEQIVPGQTQALFSLDINYNPTERGPYNFNPRYAPDSNNPPNPEDNFGGIIRQLTSTNFEQSNVEFIEFWLMDPFYDNNGTQEPLTQDTSGTIVFNLGNISEDVLKDGRKQFENGLPTSAGNTAVIESDYARVPANQSLVYAFDSDGQDRVNQDAGFDGLTDEAERIKYPAFSSLEDPSADNFEYFLQASGSVLERYENFNGTEGNSPVAFGDTDRGSTTFPTAEDVNRDNTMNTIDSYFEYRIPIFDGMNVGNDGGTGYISDVPEPVPVPLEGGGTISTRWIRFKIPIYEPTEPFNISDFRSIRFMRMYLTNFDQPVLLRFATLDLIRGDYRRYIQPGNTTNNPTLGINLKGDDVIVTSVSVEETPTYQSPPGVIRESLVNNNTEIPQDERSLALTVLNLNDQDSRAVYKNFNIDMRQYENLEMFLHAESVPGEPLLNDGDLSAFIRMGSDFTNNFYQIEKTLQVSRSNTSAEDVWPEANEIDLPLSFLQELKSRNIGRRQEPGVLNLESVPDRTNLQAGIVGNPSIGDVRVIMVGIKNNRTGQTVSGSVWFNELRLSELRNRGGWATVASMDGNIADFANVSSSGRISTIGFGGIEQGPLERSLEDLKEYDITTNLNLGQLLPKKWGVQIPFNYSRGEQLITPLYDQLYEDIEYEQQLINADNQQKRDSIFQTNTEYTRRQSVNLIGLRKERVGDKKPMPYDVENLTLSGTYNQTDHRDFVIKESLDQDVQLNATYDYSFQPKEIEPFKNIGFLNKSKYFDLIKDFNFNLLPTSLSASSTINRQFNKQQFREVNFFNDGAGGELPELFQRNFLFDWQYGINHNVSKSLNINFTSSNNRILKDFIDDEGAILNENEIDIWSGLFEVGDANFHSQQIQANYELPLNKIPLFKFIRSTYSYTADFQWTKGSEALKNIDGVPDQGNTVQNSNAHTLSSNLDMNSLYKYLGLVKKKPGRNRAGNKNNGSPARTGKDSKKSGTKDDKGQKGKSKRTKSKLSPVDKVVNTAIGLVTAVKKVSVNYQENNGTFLPGYVIAPGFVGTLKPTTAFTFGSQEEVRDIAARNGWLTLDQNFNQQYRETEDRTLNIQANLGLLKDFSVDISANRAYSETYNENYRVDTENNDNPYVSLSPNVFGNYSISTILIGTSFKKSSAFNSETFEEFKSNRAIIARRLAQQRGLPGAANGEAFPVGLNGTNQAVLLPAFLAAYSGKDAESINTGAFRDIPLPNWDVKYTGLMNLKWFKKRFKRFSINHAYRSSYTINQFQTNLDFADPFFTNLSNPNLPQLPNPNGVDQGGNYKNPILYSNVTLSEQFSPLVRLDMDMKNSVKLTAEVKRDRTLSLSFDNNLLTETQGNEYVVGMGYRIQDLTFVTKVGGKKTTLKSDLNLRADLSLRQNETVVRYLDIDNPQITAGQDIYTIKFTADYALSKNLTALFFYDHTFSEYSISTAFPQTSIRSGITLRYNFGN, from the coding sequence ATGGGGGAATTAACGCTTCCTAATCCGGATAGCATTATTAATAAATATGAATACGATCCGGTTACTAATAAATATATTTACCGTGAAATTCTCGGGGATTTTAATGTGCAATACCCTTTGTTTTTAACACCTAAAGAATTTGAATCCCTGATCGAACAAGAACAGCGCAGCACCTATTTCAGGGATAAGATCAAAGCTTTCAGTGGTAAAACGGAAGGAAGCGAAGAAGCCCGAAAAAATTTATTACCTATATTTTACGTAAATAATGATTTTTTTAAAACAATCTTCGGAAGTGATGCTATAGAAATTATTCCACAAGGTTCTGCAGAGATAGATTTAGGTTTTTTGTATACTAAACAAGAAAATCCTTCTTTCGCCCCGGACAGGGAAGACCAGTTTACCTTTGACTTTGACCAGCGAATCAGCCTGGGTTTATTAGGTAAAATTGGTACCCGACTTCAGATCAATGCAAATTTTGATACTCAATCTACCTTTGATTTTCAAAATCAAATAAAATTAGAATATACTCCAACTGAAGATGATATTATCCAGAGTATTGAAGTAGGTAATGTAACCATGCCTATCAACAATTCACTCATACAAGGGTCTCAAAGTTTATTTGGAGCTAAAATTGGTATGCAATTCGGGCGGACTAGCGTAACTGCTGTATATTCTGACCAAAATTCGGAAACCCGCTCGGTAAGTGTAGAAGGTGGGGGTACCGTTGAGAGATTTGAAATTTTTGCTGCGAATTACGATCAAGATCGGCACTATTTTTTAAGTCACTATTTCCGGGATACGTATGATCAGTCACTGACTAATTATCCGTTTATCAATAGTAACGTACAGATCACCCGTATTGAAGTTTGGGTAACGAATCGGGCAACAAATGCGCAAACGCTTAGCGACGCCAGAAATATTGTGGCTTTACAGGATTTAGGAGAAGCGCCGGTAACCGGTAATTTTAATATTCCGACAAGCCTTTTTAATGTAAGCGGAGGTGCCTTACCGGATAACGGTAATAATGACCTGGATCCTTTTGCCATTAGTCCTTCAGGGCCGGTTACGCCCACCGTTCGGAGAATAGCACAGGCACAACAGGGTTTTGTAGGACCTATTGCAAACTTTAATGAAGGTTTTGATTATGCCATTCTTGAAAATGCCAAGCAATTAAGTCCTAACGAATATACCTTAAACCCACAATTAGGGTATATTTCTTTAAACCAGCGGTTGAGCAACGATGAATTACTGGCGGTTGCTTTTCAATATACGGTGGGAGGACGCGTATTTCAAGTAGGGGAATTTGCTAATGATGGAGTGGACGCTACGGATGCTAATGCAAGCATCAATGCCGACGGGACTACTAATACGAATCAGACCCAAGGTAATAGTCAAAGTCTGGTCGTAAAAATGCTTCGTAGTCCAATTGTGAATGTAGATCGTCCGATTTGGGATTTGATGATGAAAAACATATACAATACCGGTGCTTTTAGTATTGATCCTGCGGATTTTAGGATGAATATTGTATATAAAAATCCTTCTCCCTTAAATTATCTGGAAGATGTAGAAGGTGATGATTTGTTATTACCGGATGATGTGGAAGATACCCGGTTACTTCGGGTTTTTCAAATGGATAGATTAAACCCTAATAGCGATCCTGTATTGGGGGGTGACGGTTTTTTTGACTACGTACCAGGAATTACCATTGACCCGGAAAACGGTCGTATAATTTTTACTACCGTAGAACCTTTTGGTCAGCATTTATTTAATAAACTGGATAATGACGGAGTACGTAATCCGGCAGATTATGATAGTCCTAACCAGATGGCTTATAATGCAAATCAATTGCAATACGTTTACCGTTCTTTGTATAATACAACTCAGGTAATTGCCGAACAGGAAGAAGCAGATAAAAACCTTTTTCAGTTACGAGGAAGCTATAAATCTTCCGGACAGGATGGTATTTCTTTGGGAGCATTTAACGTACCCCAGGGATCGGTAACAGTAACTGCCGGAGGGCGAGTGTTGCAGGAAGGTACGGATTATACGGTTAATTATCAATTGGGGCGGGTGACTATCCTGGATGAAGCGCTGTTAGCTTCTAATGTACCTATTGATGTTTCTACGGAAAATAATGCCGTATTTGGACAGAATCAAAAACGTTTTGCCGGAATTGACGTAGAACATAAATTTAGTGAGGACTTGATTTTGGGAGCTACTTTTTTAAATTTAAAAGAACGTCCGATTACCCAAAAAGCTACCTATAGCTTTGAACCTATCAACAATACATTGGTAGGATTTAATCTTAATTATAATACCGAAATACCTTTTTTAACCCGGATGGTCAATAAGTTACCCAACATAGATACCGATGTGCCTTCTAATGTTTCTATCCGGGCTGAGGGAGCGTATTTATTTGCAAATGCGCCCAGTCGAACCGATTTTGACGGAAGAGTCACCAGTTATGTTGATGACTTTGAAGGAGCACAAACGACAATTGATGTTAGTTCTGCACTTTCCTGGGAATTGTCCAGTGTTCCGATAGGTTTTGGGCAAGGTAATGCAGGAACCGTACAGTCAGGTATTGAATCAGGATATAGACGGGCTAAAATGTCCTGGTATCAGATTGCACCTAATTTTTATCAGGGAAATCGTCCGGACGGAGTAAGTGATCAGGATATTCAAGGTAATACAGCCAGGCGTATTCTTAACAATGAAATATTTCCGCAGGAACAAATTGTACCTGGGCAAACTCAAGCGTTATTTTCTTTAGATATTAACTATAACCCTACTGAAAGGGGACCGTATAACTTTAACCCACGGTATGCCCCGGATAGCAATAATCCTCCTAATCCGGAAGATAATTTTGGAGGGATTATCCGTCAGTTAACTTCTACTAATTTTGAACAATCAAATGTCGAGTTTATTGAATTCTGGTTGATGGATCCGTTTTATGATAATAATGGGACGCAAGAACCTTTAACGCAGGATACTAGTGGTACTATTGTATTTAATTTAGGAAATATTAGTGAAGATGTCTTAAAAGACGGAAGAAAGCAGTTTGAAAACGGACTGCCTACCTCCGCTGGGAATACAGCTGTCATCGAATCGGATTATGCCAGAGTACCGGCAAATCAATCTTTAGTCTACGCCTTTGATAGTGATGGTCAGGATCGGGTTAATCAGGATGCTGGTTTTGATGGTTTAACTGATGAAGCTGAGAGAATAAAATATCCGGCATTTAGTTCGTTAGAAGATCCTTCTGCAGATAATTTTGAATATTTTTTACAGGCTTCCGGATCTGTTCTTGAACGTTACGAAAACTTTAATGGTACCGAAGGAAACTCTCCGGTAGCTTTTGGTGATACAGATCGGGGGAGTACCACCTTCCCTACGGCTGAAGATGTAAACCGGGATAATACCATGAATACTATTGATAGTTATTTTGAATACCGCATTCCTATTTTTGATGGAATGAATGTAGGTAACGATGGCGGTACCGGATATATATCTGATGTTCCTGAACCTGTTCCTGTACCACTTGAAGGTGGGGGCACCATAAGTACCCGTTGGATTCGGTTTAAAATTCCAATTTACGAGCCTACGGAGCCATTTAACATAAGTGATTTTAGGTCTATTCGCTTTATGCGTATGTACCTTACCAATTTTGATCAGCCGGTATTGTTACGATTTGCTACCTTAGACTTGATTCGGGGCGACTACCGTAGGTATATTCAACCAGGTAATACTACGAACAATCCTACTTTGGGGATCAACCTAAAAGGGGATGATGTTATTGTGACTTCCGTCAGTGTTGAAGAAACTCCAACGTATCAGTCACCTCCTGGAGTTATCAGGGAATCCCTGGTAAATAATAATACAGAGATTCCGCAGGACGAAAGGTCATTAGCGCTTACCGTTTTAAATCTGAATGATCAGGATAGCAGGGCGGTTTATAAAAATTTTAATATAGACATGCGTCAGTATGAAAACCTGGAAATGTTTTTGCATGCAGAAAGTGTTCCCGGAGAACCCTTACTTAATGATGGAGACTTGTCTGCCTTTATCCGAATGGGAAGTGATTTTACGAATAACTTTTATCAAATAGAAAAAACCCTACAGGTCTCCAGGAGTAATACATCTGCAGAAGATGTGTGGCCGGAAGCAAACGAAATTGATTTACCCCTTAGCTTTTTACAGGAGTTAAAATCCAGAAATATCGGAAGACGACAGGAGCCAGGAGTATTAAATCTGGAAAGTGTACCTGACCGAACTAATTTACAGGCAGGTATTGTCGGTAATCCAAGTATTGGTGATGTCCGTGTTATCATGGTCGGGATTAAAAATAATCGAACCGGACAAACAGTTTCCGGATCGGTTTGGTTTAACGAATTACGTTTAAGTGAATTAAGAAACCGGGGAGGATGGGCTACGGTCGCCAGTATGGATGGTAATATTGCAGATTTTGCAAATGTAAGTTCGTCCGGTAGAATTAGTACGATTGGTTTTGGGGGGATAGAGCAAGGCCCTTTAGAGCGAAGCCTTGAAGATTTAAAAGAATACGATATTACCACAAACCTAAATCTGGGGCAATTACTTCCTAAAAAATGGGGTGTACAGATTCCATTTAATTACAGTAGAGGAGAACAGTTGATAACTCCCTTATATGATCAACTATATGAAGATATAGAATACGAGCAGCAGTTAATCAATGCGGATAACCAGCAAAAACGAGATAGTATTTTTCAAACAAATACAGAATACACTCGAAGACAAAGTGTAAACCTGATCGGATTACGAAAAGAAAGGGTGGGAGATAAAAAGCCAATGCCTTATGATGTTGAAAACCTTACCTTATCAGGTACTTATAACCAGACCGATCATCGAGATTTTGTTATTAAAGAATCACTGGATCAGGATGTCCAGTTAAACGCCACTTACGATTACAGTTTTCAGCCTAAAGAGATTGAACCTTTTAAAAATATCGGATTTTTAAATAAAAGCAAGTACTTCGATTTAATTAAGGATTTTAATTTTAACCTGTTACCTACTTCTCTTTCGGCAAGTTCGACCATTAACAGGCAGTTTAATAAACAACAGTTTAGGGAGGTTAATTTTTTTAATGACGGAGCTGGGGGAGAACTACCGGAATTATTTCAACGTAATTTTCTTTTTGACTGGCAATATGGAATTAACCACAATGTGTCTAAATCCCTAAATATCAATTTCACTTCTTCAAATAACCGGATATTAAAAGATTTTATCGATGATGAAGGAGCTATTCTAAATGAAAATGAAATTGATATCTGGAGCGGACTGTTTGAAGTAGGAGATGCTAACTTTCATAGTCAGCAAATACAGGCTAACTATGAATTACCACTGAACAAAATTCCGTTGTTTAAATTTATACGTTCTACCTATTCCTATACAGCAGACTTTCAATGGACTAAGGGTAGTGAAGCATTAAAAAATATTGATGGGGTTCCGGATCAGGGAAATACCGTTCAGAATTCAAACGCCCATACTTTAAGCAGTAACTTGGATATGAACTCTTTGTACAAATATCTGGGCTTAGTAAAAAAGAAACCGGGTAGAAACCGTGCGGGAAATAAAAATAATGGGTCTCCAGCGCGTACTGGTAAAGACAGCAAGAAATCAGGAACTAAGGATGATAAAGGTCAAAAGGGAAAATCAAAACGTACTAAAAGTAAATTATCTCCGGTAGATAAAGTAGTTAATACAGCCATTGGTTTAGTCACTGCCGTTAAAAAAGTGAGTGTTAATTATCAGGAAAATAACGGAACCTTCTTGCCCGGATATGTCATTGCTCCCGGGTTTGTCGGAACTTTAAAACCAACCACGGCATTTACCTTTGGAAGCCAGGAAGAAGTTAGGGACATTGCAGCAAGAAACGGTTGGTTAACCCTAGATCAAAACTTTAATCAGCAATATCGGGAGACAGAAGACCGAACATTAAATATACAAGCTAATTTAGGGCTCTTAAAAGACTTTAGTGTTGATATTAGTGCTAACCGGGCTTACTCAGAAACCTATAATGAAAATTACCGGGTAGATACGGAAAATAATGATAATCCGTACGTGTCACTATCTCCTAATGTTTTTGGGAATTATAGTATTTCAACCATATTGATTGGAACCTCATTCAAAAAGAGCAGTGCTTTTAATTCCGAAACTTTCGAAGAATTCAAATCAAACCGAGCAATAATTGCACGTAGGTTAGCTCAACAACGGGGACTTCCGGGGGCGGCAAACGGAGAAGCTTTTCCGGTAGGACTTAACGGGACAAACCAAGCAGTATTATTACCTGCATTTTTAGCAGCCTACTCAGGTAAGGATGCAGAAAGTATAAACACCGGGGCATTTCGAGATATTCCATTGCCTAACTGGGATGTAAAATATACCGGATTAATGAATTTAAAATGGTTCAAAAAGAGGTTTAAAAGATTCTCTATCAACCATGCGTACAGATCCAGTTACACCATTAATCAATTCCAAACCAATCTGGATTTTGCAGACCCGTTTTTTACAAATCTTTCTAACCCTAACCTACCTCAATTACCTAATCCGAACGGAGTAGATCAAGGGGGTAATTATAAAAATCCAATTTTATACTCTAATGTAACTCTATCAGAACAGTTTAGTCCGCTGGTACGTCTTGATATGGATATGAAAAATTCAGTGAAACTAACTGCAGAAGTAAAAAGGGATCGAACATTATCTTTAAGTTTTGATAATAACTTACTTACGGAAACTCAGGGGAATGAATATGTAGTCGGAATGGGCTACCGAATCCAGGATTTGACTTTTGTAACTAAAGTAGGAGGAAAGAAAACCACCTTAAAGAGTGATTTGAACTTACGGGCAGACCTTTCTCTACGTCAGAACGAAACCGTGGTACGTTATCTGGATATTGATAATCCTCAGATTACGGCAGGACAAGATATTTATACAATTAAGTTTACGGCAGATTATGCTTTAAGTAAAAACCTGACAGCTTTATTTTTCTACGATCATACTTTTTCTGAATATTCTATCTCAACAGCCTTTCCACAAACTTCAATTCGAAGCGGAATTACATTACGATACAACTTTGGAAATTAA
- the queG gene encoding tRNA epoxyqueuosine(34) reductase QueG — translation MDNKSAYTQLIKNEAKRLGFLSCGVSKAEFLEEEAPRLEKWLQNAYHGKMKYMENHFDKRLDPTLLVPDSKSVVSLLYNYYTPELQKDPEAPKISKYAYGQDYHFVIKDKLKELLSFIREEIGEVGGRAFVDSAPVLDKAWAVKSGLGWAGKHSNVLTQKVGSFYFIAELIIDLELNYDHPVTDHCGSCTHCIDACPTQAIVEPYVVDGSKCISYFTIELKEELPKEVAGSFDNWMFGCDVCQDVCPWNRFSKPHQEPLFNPHPELLSKSKKDWEEITQEVFSEIFKKSAVKRTKFSGLKRNMDFLKR, via the coding sequence ATGGACAACAAATCGGCGTACACCCAGTTAATTAAAAATGAAGCCAAAAGGTTGGGGTTTTTATCTTGTGGGGTCAGTAAAGCCGAATTTCTGGAAGAAGAAGCACCACGATTAGAAAAATGGTTACAAAACGCTTATCATGGCAAAATGAAGTATATGGAAAATCATTTTGACAAACGCCTTGACCCAACCTTGTTAGTTCCGGATTCAAAAAGTGTAGTTTCTCTTCTATATAATTACTATACTCCGGAACTACAAAAAGACCCTGAAGCACCTAAAATTTCGAAATATGCTTACGGTCAGGATTATCACTTTGTGATTAAAGATAAATTAAAAGAACTGCTTTCTTTTATCCGGGAAGAAATCGGCGAAGTAGGAGGAAGGGCTTTTGTAGATTCGGCACCGGTATTAGACAAAGCCTGGGCGGTAAAAAGCGGACTGGGTTGGGCAGGAAAACATAGTAATGTCCTGACTCAAAAAGTAGGTTCTTTTTACTTTATTGCCGAATTAATTATTGACCTGGAATTAAATTACGATCATCCGGTAACCGATCATTGTGGGAGTTGTACCCATTGTATTGATGCATGTCCCACACAGGCAATCGTAGAACCCTATGTAGTGGATGGCAGTAAATGTATTTCTTATTTTACGATCGAATTAAAAGAAGAATTACCTAAGGAAGTAGCGGGTAGTTTTGATAATTGGATGTTTGGGTGTGATGTATGCCAGGATGTTTGCCCCTGGAATCGATTTTCAAAACCACATCAAGAACCCCTTTTTAATCCGCATCCCGAATTATTATCTAAAAGTAAAAAAGACTGGGAGGAGATTACACAAGAAGTTTTTTCAGAAATATTCAAAAAATCAGCGGTAAAACGAACTAAATTTTCCGGTTTGAAAAGAAATATGGATTTTTTAAAAAGGTAA
- a CDS encoding NADP-dependent malic enzyme, giving the protein MSIESKRKEALLYHEKPTPGKIKVVPTKKYATQRDLSLAYSPGVAEPCLEIEKNPNDVYKYTAKGNLVAVISNGTAVLGLGDIGPEASKPVMEGKGLLFKIFADIDVFDIEVDTKDVDAFIETVKNIAPTFGGINLEDIKAPEAFEIERRLKEELDIPVMHDDQHGTAIISAAALLNALELADKKIEEVTIVVSGAGAAAISCTKLYKAFGASEANIVMTDSKGVIRKDRTNLTPEKAEFATTRDLHTLEDAMRNADVFIGLSMANLVSADMLKSMNDNPIVFAMANPDPEIEYETAIQTRKDVIMATGRSDHPNQVNNVLGFPFIFRGALDVRATAINEEMKMAAVIALAELAKDPVPEQVNIAYGKTRLNFGRDYIIPKPFDPRLISKIPPAVAKAAIKSGVAREPIQDWQAYTDQLLERMGNDNKLVRLLLDRAKSNPKRVVFAEGDHLDVLKAAQTVWDEGIAIPVLLGHKKVILELMKELDFDASEVEIIDPKLDEERERRERYAQEYWKEKSRKGITLYGARRRMRERNYFAAMMVKEGDADALLSGYSRSYPTVVKPMLDLIGLAKGATRIAAVNVMVTEKGPLFISDTSINIDPSATELAKIAQMTAKTVEMFGMDPVIAMISYTNFGSSGHPNATKIKDAVAYLHRYYPHLTVDGELQMDFALNKNMRQDKFPFSKLNGKKVNTLIFPNLDAANSTYKMLKELNGADSIGPIMMGMKSPVHILQLGASVDEMINMAAVAVVDAQEKEKKLREQTGS; this is encoded by the coding sequence ATGAGCATTGAAAGCAAGCGTAAAGAAGCATTACTTTATCATGAAAAACCGACCCCCGGTAAAATAAAAGTCGTTCCAACTAAAAAGTATGCAACCCAGCGTGATTTATCTTTAGCCTATTCTCCCGGTGTAGCCGAACCTTGTTTAGAAATAGAAAAAAATCCGAACGATGTCTACAAGTATACCGCCAAAGGGAATCTGGTAGCAGTAATATCTAACGGTACTGCGGTTCTGGGATTAGGAGATATTGGCCCGGAAGCATCCAAACCGGTGATGGAAGGAAAAGGCTTACTTTTTAAGATCTTTGCAGACATTGATGTTTTTGATATTGAAGTAGATACTAAGGATGTAGATGCTTTTATAGAGACTGTAAAAAATATAGCTCCTACCTTTGGTGGCATTAATCTGGAAGATATCAAAGCTCCTGAGGCTTTTGAAATCGAACGGCGATTAAAAGAAGAACTGGATATCCCGGTAATGCACGATGACCAACACGGAACGGCTATTATCTCCGCCGCTGCATTGCTTAACGCATTAGAACTTGCTGATAAAAAAATAGAAGAAGTCACCATTGTCGTAAGTGGTGCCGGAGCTGCGGCTATTTCCTGTACAAAACTATATAAAGCTTTCGGAGCTTCCGAAGCGAATATTGTAATGACGGATAGTAAAGGAGTGATACGAAAAGACCGTACGAACCTAACTCCCGAAAAAGCGGAATTTGCAACAACCCGGGATTTACATACGTTAGAAGATGCTATGCGCAATGCCGATGTATTTATAGGCTTATCTATGGCAAACCTGGTATCTGCTGATATGCTTAAGAGTATGAACGACAATCCGATTGTCTTCGCTATGGCAAACCCAGATCCCGAAATAGAATACGAAACGGCTATCCAAACACGAAAAGATGTAATCATGGCAACAGGTCGTAGTGATCATCCTAACCAGGTAAATAATGTACTGGGATTTCCTTTTATCTTTAGAGGTGCTTTAGACGTAAGGGCAACTGCAATTAACGAAGAAATGAAAATGGCGGCGGTAATAGCCCTGGCAGAATTAGCCAAAGACCCCGTACCTGAACAGGTGAATATTGCCTATGGTAAAACCCGGTTAAACTTTGGTAGGGATTATATTATCCCGAAACCTTTTGACCCCCGGTTAATTTCAAAGATTCCACCTGCGGTAGCAAAAGCAGCGATTAAAAGTGGCGTCGCCAGGGAACCTATTCAGGATTGGCAAGCCTATACGGATCAGTTACTGGAAAGAATGGGGAATGATAACAAGCTGGTTCGTTTATTATTAGACCGGGCAAAGTCCAATCCGAAACGGGTGGTATTTGCAGAAGGGGATCACCTGGATGTCCTAAAAGCAGCCCAAACCGTATGGGATGAGGGTATTGCCATCCCCGTGTTATTAGGGCATAAAAAGGTAATTCTGGAACTGATGAAAGAATTGGATTTCGATGCTTCCGAAGTTGAAATTATAGACCCAAAACTAGATGAAGAACGCGAGCGTCGCGAGCGTTATGCCCAGGAATACTGGAAAGAAAAAAGCAGAAAAGGCATTACCTTATATGGCGCCAGAAGACGCATGCGCGAACGTAATTATTTTGCCGCCATGATGGTAAAAGAAGGAGATGCTGATGCACTGCTCTCAGGATATTCACGGAGTTATCCTACCGTAGTAAAACCAATGTTAGACCTGATTGGTCTTGCAAAAGGAGCTACCCGGATCGCAGCGGTAAACGTGATGGTCACTGAAAAAGGCCCTCTATTTATCAGTGATACTTCTATTAACATTGATCCCAGCGCTACTGAATTGGCAAAAATTGCCCAAATGACTGCTAAAACGGTAGAAATGTTCGGAATGGATCCGGTCATAGCCATGATCTCGTATACTAATTTTGGTTCATCGGGTCATCCTAATGCCACTAAAATTAAAGATGCAGTAGCCTATTTACATCGGTATTATCCGCATTTAACGGTAGATGGTGAATTGCAAATGGACTTTGCTTTAAATAAAAACATGCGACAGGATAAATTTCCATTCTCAAAATTAAATGGAAAAAAAGTAAATACGTTGATCTTTCCAAACCTGGATGCCGCTAATAGCACCTATAAAATGTTAAAAGAATTAAACGGAGCAGATTCTATCGGCCCTATTATGATGGGTATGAAAAGCCCGGTGCATATTTTACAATTAGGGGCTAGCGTAGATGAAATGATCAATATGGCTGCTGTTGCGGTAGTCGATGCACAAGAAAAAGAAAAGAAATTACGGGAACAAACAGGTTCTTAA
- the ruvA gene encoding Holliday junction branch migration protein RuvA — MITHLKGKLIEKNPTDLVIDCNGVGYKVNISLHTYSLLPDQEAVMVYTHLQVKEDAHTLYGFMEKSEREIFRLLISVSGIGTSTARTMLSSLHPDQIKEAIAGNDVATVQSIKGIGAKTAQRIILDLKDKILKVYNIDEVSVSKSNTNKDEALSALETLGFNRKIAEKVVDRVLKNTPSESVENIIKLALKNL, encoded by the coding sequence ATGATTACACATTTAAAAGGTAAACTAATTGAGAAAAATCCTACGGATCTTGTGATAGATTGCAATGGGGTAGGATACAAAGTAAATATTTCTTTACATACTTATTCATTACTTCCAGATCAGGAAGCTGTAATGGTATATACGCATTTACAGGTTAAAGAAGATGCTCATACCTTATACGGTTTTATGGAAAAATCCGAAAGGGAAATCTTTAGGTTACTTATTTCGGTTTCCGGAATTGGTACAAGTACCGCCCGAACCATGCTATCATCACTGCACCCTGACCAAATTAAAGAAGCGATCGCCGGAAACGATGTAGCGACAGTTCAGTCCATTAAAGGAATCGGGGCAAAAACAGCGCAACGAATCATTTTAGACCTTAAAGATAAAATTCTTAAAGTTTACAATATAGACGAAGTTTCGGTATCTAAGAGCAATACTAATAAAGATGAAGCGTTATCTGCTTTAGAAACCCTTGGATTTAATCGCAAAATTGCTGAAAAAGTGGTAGATCGTGTTTTAAAAAATACTCCGTCCGAATCCGTAGAAAATATTATTAAACTTGCACTAAAAAATTTATAG